Below is a genomic region from Cellulomonas sp. P24.
TGTGGAGGCGCCGTCCCCGCGCGAGCGGGGGTGATCCCGTCACCCCGGGCGACGATGCCGGTGTATGCCAGCCGTCCCCGCGCGAGCGGGGGTGATCCGGAGCAGTCGGCGGACCGTGGACGTCGAGTGCGGCCGTCCCCGCGCGAGCGGGGGTGATCCCTACAACGGCGACGTCCGCGCCGAGCTGCTCGCGCCGTCCCCGCGCGAGCGGGGGTGATCCCCCGAACGGTGTGGCGACCATGTCCGACGGGGCGCCGTCCCCGCGCGAGCGGGGGTGATCCCCGGGCGGGGCCGCTCACCCCGAGCCCGTCGACGCCGTCCCCGCGCGAGCGGGGTGATCCCCGGTGCAGGCGCACCAGGTCGAAGGAGCTGCAGCCGTCCCCGCGCGAGCGGGGGTGATCCCACCTCGTTGTCGGTGGTCCCCCAGATGACGCAGCCGTCCCCGCGCGAGCGGGGTGATCCCTGGGCGGCGGTGACCCCGCCGGGGCGCGCAGCGCCGTCCCCGCGCGAGCGGGGGTGATCCGGGCACGCGTCCGGGCACCAAGTGTCGCGGATCGCCGTCCCCGCGCGAGCGGGGGTGATCCCTGGTCCTGCTGTCCGTCATCATGGTCGGCCAGGCCGTCCCCGCGCGAGCGGGGGTGATCCGATGGCGCTGACGGTGGGGGGAGGTCGACAGGTTGCCGTCCCCGCGCGAGCGGGGGTGATCCCTCCTTGCCGTGCACGAGTCCGGCCACGTCGCTGCCGTCCCCGCGCGAGCGGGGGTGATCCCGAGACGACGGTCCTCCTGGATGCGGTTGCGTGGCCGTCCCCGCGCGAGCGGGGGTGATCCCGGGCGCGAGATCCCGCGCTGCTCGTACGCGTCGCCGTCCCCGCGCGAGCGGGGGTGATCCGTTCACTCGTGGGACCGGGTGCTCACGCAAGTGGCCGTCCCCGCGCGAGCGGGGGTGATCCGGACGTGACCTACGAGGTGTTCCGTGAGGGCGTGCCGTCCCCGCGCGAGCGGGGGTGATCCCGCCGTGCGCAACGCGCGCCTGAGGGCCCTGTCGCCGTCCCCGCGCGAGCGGGGGTGATCCGGTCGAGTCGACGACCTTGAGGTGCGCAGTGTTGCCGTCCCCGCGCGAGCGGGGGTGATCCGGCGCACGATGCGCCCACCTGGTGTGGCCGGGAGCCGTCCCCGCGCGAGCGGGGGTGATCCCTGCTCGTCGGTCATGTCACGGAGCAGCTGAACGCCGTCCCCGCGCGAGCGGGGGTGATCCCGGCACCGGAGCGGGGGCCGTGCAGGTCACGCTGCCTCCCCGCGCGAGCGGGGGTGATCCCGTCGTCATGCCCGCATCGTCAGCGTGGGGGTGGCCGTCCCCGCGCGAGCGGGGGTGATCCGAACGGTCGCCCACGGGACATCAGTCAGGAGCAGCCGTCCCCGCGCGAGCGGGGGCGATCCCGCCGCCCGGTAGGCTGCGGAGCTCGAGGATGCGCCGTCCCCGCGCGAGCGGGGGTGATCCCGGCCTGCGGGTAGCCACCACCTGCGAGGGCTGGCCGTCCCCGCGCGAGCGGGGGTGATCCACGGGCGCATCGTCGAGGCCGAGGGCAGCGGCGCGCCGTCCCCGCGCGAGCGGGGGTGATCCCACGTTCACGACCCGCAACCCGTGACCCGGGAGGCCGTCCCCGCGCGAGCGGGGGTGATCCGGCCCTCATGAAGGCCGTGCACGCCGAGATCATGCCGTCCCCGCGCGAGCGGGGGTGATCCCCACTTCGACGCGCGCACGAGCCCTCCCGGGAAGCCGTCCCCGCGCGAGCGGGGGTGATCCGACCACCGGGTCGACCTGGTGCGACGCGCAGCTGCCGTCCCCGCGCGAGCGGGGGTGATCCGATCGGGGCCCCCGCGACGAAGGATGGCCGCCAGCCGTCCCCGCGCGAGCGGGGGTGATCCCGACACCAGCGCGTCGACGAGGTCCCCGGGATGGCCGTCCCCGCGCGAGCGGGGGTGATCCCCGCGGCCGTGCGCTGTCCGCGCAGGACGCGCAGCCGTCCCCGCGCGAGCGGGGGTGATCCCTCGCGGAGATCAGCGATCTCCTTCGCAACGGCGCCGTCCCCGCGCGAGCGGGGGTGATCCCATCTTGAGCAGCACGGTGTGAGCCCTGTGCGCGGCCGTCCCCGCGCGAGCGGGGTGATCCCTGCTGCAACCCGGAGCCTTGGACCGAGTTGCCGCCGTCCCCGCGCGAGCGGGGGTGATCCCGCGATCTCGGGGCCGTTGATGACGGCCGTGAGGCCGTCCCCGCGCGAGCGGGGGTGATCCCGACGTGGTCGACAGTTCTCGTTCTGCCGGGTCGCCGTCCCCGCGCGAGCGGGGGTGATCCCATGCTCGGGTCCTTGAGGGCGGCGTCGAGCATGCCGTCCCCGCGCGAGCGGGGGTGATCCGCAGTCATGGAGCGCCTCGACCTGATGCGCAGCGCCATCCCCGCGCGAGCGGGGGTGATCCGGGATCATCGGCTCCTGACCCCAAGGGCGAGAAGCCGTCCCCGCGCGAGCGGGGGTGATCCCACGGTGGCCGCCGCCCTGGAGGCCGAGGCGCGGCCGTCCCCGCGCGAGCGGGGGTGATCCCATCGGTAACGCGATCAAGTACCTGTGGCGCGCGCCGTCCCCGCGCGAGCGGGGGTGATCCGTCGGGCTAGCGGCCCAGCCGAGTGGGCGTGAGGCCGTTCCCGCGCCAGCAGATGATTCGCTCAAGGCAACGGCCAGCGACACCTCCGCGTCTCTAGTCCGCGCGCGAGCGGTGACAGCCCTGGGCCATCGCCGCAGTGCCGCCAGGAACGACAACACCCCGACCCCCACCAGGGGGTCAGGGCGTGTGCTGGTGCCCGCGAAAGGATTCGAACCTTCGACCTTCTGCTCCGGAGGCAGACGCTCTATCCACTGAGCTACGCGGGCGCATGCCATGGTCTGGCACGGCCGCTCACACTACCAGCAGGGACCCGGCTCGTTGCACTTGAGTCCGTCCCCGCTCACTCCGCGTGGTCGCCGAGCAGCTCGGACAGGTACGTCGTCACCTCGCGTGCCGCCGAGGCCGCGTCACCGTTCGCGATCGCGTCAACCAGTCCGTCGTGGCTGTCGTCGCCGTGCTCGGGTGCGGTGAAGTTGAACCGGATGTTCTCGGTGATCGCGTCGAGCAGGTTCTCGTACAGGGAGAGCAGCACCGGGTTGCGGGCGGTGATCGCGATGGTGCGGTGCAGGTCGAGGTCCGTCGAGACCATCCGGTCGAGGTCGCCCTCGTGGTAGGCGGCGGCGCGCTCGTCGCGGAGCCGTCGCAGCAGGGCGATGTCCTTGTCGGTGCGCCGGCGTGCGGCGAGCCGGGCCGCCTCGACCTCGAGGCTCCGGCGCACCTCGACGACGTCGCGCTGACGGGCGTCGGCGATCTCGCGGCCGAACGTCACGGCCAGCTCGGACGCCGAGAGCACGTAGGTGCCCGATCCCTGACGGCGCTCGAGGAGCCCGGCGTGCACCAGGGACTGGACGGCCTCGCGCACCGTGTTGCGGCCGACGCCCAGGAGCTC
It encodes:
- a CDS encoding FadR/GntR family transcriptional regulator is translated as MTRRTGLIDAAVHRLRSRISSGEWPVGSRIPAEPALTELLGVGRNTVREAVQSLVHAGLLERRQGSGTYVLSASELAVTFGREIADARQRDVVEVRRSLEVEAARLAARRRTDKDIALLRRLRDERAAAYHEGDLDRMVSTDLDLHRTIAITARNPVLLSLYENLLDAITENIRFNFTAPEHGDDSHDGLVDAIANGDAASAAREVTTYLSELLGDHAE